In Candidatus Sysuiplasma jiujiangense, a single genomic region encodes these proteins:
- a CDS encoding DUF4364 family protein produces MPDGGYRTRARIFADILRAVAEENDAKPTHILYKANMSYERLLKYLSQLEENGFVEKKVDADRTAYNITDKGRHFLLEFKRVEEFTTAFGLKL; encoded by the coding sequence TTGCCTGATGGAGGCTACAGGACCAGGGCAAGAATTTTTGCCGATATTCTAAGGGCGGTTGCAGAGGAAAACGATGCGAAACCCACGCATATACTCTATAAGGCAAATATGTCATATGAAAGGTTGCTCAAATATCTCTCGCAGCTTGAAGAAAACGGGTTTGTGGAAAAGAAGGTGGACGCGGACAGGACAGCATACAACATAACAGACAAGGGCAGGCATTTCCTGCTTGAATTCAAGCGCGTGGAAGAATTTACAACGGCATTCGGTCTTAAATTATGA
- a CDS encoding peroxiredoxin has protein sequence MTELEVGEKAPDFALPKSRDQKVLLKDLTKSGKVVIVFYPGDFSSVCTNEWCSLRDNLNEFEKLNAKVVGISGDSHFTHDAFRKANSLNFDLLSDYDHQVSKLFNVYYDDFLGMKGVSKRSVFIVDREGRIRYKWVTEDASKLPDIEEIKNELAKIN, from the coding sequence ATGACTGAACTTGAAGTTGGTGAAAAGGCGCCTGATTTTGCCCTGCCAAAAAGCAGGGATCAGAAGGTTTTGCTGAAGGATCTTACAAAGAGTGGAAAAGTGGTCATTGTATTCTATCCCGGTGATTTCAGTTCGGTATGCACAAACGAGTGGTGCAGCCTGAGAGACAATTTAAATGAGTTTGAGAAGCTGAATGCCAAGGTCGTTGGCATAAGTGGCGACAGCCACTTCACGCATGACGCATTTAGAAAGGCCAACTCGTTGAATTTCGATCTTTTGAGCGACTATGATCATCAGGTGTCCAAGCTTTTCAACGTTTATTACGATGATTTTCTTGGAATGAAAGGCGTTTCCAAGAGATCTGTATTCATTGTAGACAGAGAGGGCAGAATACGCTACAAGTGGGTCACAGAGGACGCGTCAAAACTCCCTGATATAGAGGAGATAAAGAACGAGCTTGCAAAGATCAACTGA